The following coding sequences are from one Plectropomus leopardus isolate mb chromosome 10, YSFRI_Pleo_2.0, whole genome shotgun sequence window:
- the fzd5 gene encoding frizzled-5, whose translation MTLIFLKLIIFCMARHALCSSQPLVLLLLLLRCPGLASGASKDLVCEPITVPMCRGIGYNLTYMPNQFNHDTQEEVGLEVHQFWPLVRIRCSPDLLFFLCSMYTPICLPDYRKPLPPCRSVCERAKRGCSPLMSQYGFEWPERMSCEQLPQLGDEILCMDQNSSETTTLAPPFPKPTPKGRTRPPSPPQCDRECRCRDPLVPIKRESHTLYGQVQTGPLPNCAQPCHQPYFSADERAFTSFWVGLWSVLCFISTFTTVATFLIDMERFKYPERPIIFLAACYLFVSLGYIIRLVAGHERVACGASNSIGGDQLHILYDTTGPALCTLVFLLVYFFGMASSIWWVVLSFTWFLAAGMKWGSEAIAGYSQYFHLAAWLIPSIKSIVVLALSSVDGDPVAGICYVGNQSLENLRGFVLAPLVVYLFTGSLFLLAGFISLFRIRSIIKQGGTKTDKLERLMIRIGLFTVLYTVPATIVVACLVYEQHYRPGWERALACTCPSERQRLGPDYAVFMLKYFMCLVVGITSGVWIWSGKTLESWRRFVARCCPCWPQKATAPPSMYSEASTALTGHTGTGLTSGIYHKAAPSHI comes from the coding sequence atgactctAATATTTCTAAAACTAATCATTTTCTGTATGGCGAGGCACGCGCTGTGCAGCTCGCAGCCCCTcgtgctgctcctgctgctgttgcGGTGTCCTGGTCTCGCATCAGGAGCCTCCAAGGACCTGGTTTGTGAGCCCATAACTGTGCCCATGTGCAGGGGCATCGGCTACAACCTGACCTACATGCCCAACCAGTTCAACCACGACACCCAGGAGGAGGTGGGACTGGAGGTGCACCAGTTCTGGCCTCTGGTCCGGATTCGCTGCTCCCCAGACCTGCTCTTCTTCCTGTGCAGCATGTATACTCCTATCTGCCTGCCGGACTACCGCAAGCCGCTGCCGCCCTGCCGGTCCGTGTGCGAACGGGCCAAGCGAGGCTGCTCTCCTCTGATGAGCCAGTATGGCTTTGAGTGGCCTGAGAGGATGAGCTGCGAACAGCTGCCCCAGCTGGGTGACGAAATCCTGTGCATGGACCAGAACAGCAGCGAGACCACCACTCTAGCTCCACCTTTCCCAAAGCCGACCCCTAAAGGACGGACCAGACCGCCCAGTCCTCCGCAGTGTGACAGAGAGTGCCGCTGTCGAGACCCCCTTGTCCCCATCAAGAGGGAGTCCCACACCCTGTACGGTCAGGTCCAGACCGGCCCCCTGCCCAACTGCGCCCAGCCCTGCCACCAGCCGTACTTCTCAGCCGATGAACGCGCCTTCACCAGCTTCTGGGTGGGACTCTGGTCGGTGCTGTGCTTCATCTCCACCTTCACCACCGTCGCCACCTTCCTCATCGACATGGAGCGCTTCAAGTACCCGGAGAGGCCCATCATCTTCCTGGCTGCGTGCTACCTCTTTGTTTCTTTGGGGTACATCATCCGTCTGGTGGCGGGTCATGAGCGAGTGGCGTGTGGCGCAAGCAACAGCATTGGTGGTGACCAGCTGCACATCCTCTACGACACCACCGGCCCCGCTCTCTGCACGCTCGTCTTCTTGTTGGTGTACTTCTTCGGCATGGCGAGCTCCATCTGGTGGGTGGTGCTGTCCTTCACCTGGTTCCTGGCTGCAGGGATGAAGTGGGGCAGCGAGGCCATCGCAGGATACTCGCAGTACTTCCACCTCGCCGCTTGGCTCATCCCAAGCATTAAGTCCATCGTCGTCTTGGCTCTCAGCTCTGTGGACGGGGACCCTGTGGCTGGAATCTGCTACGTGGGGAACCAGAGTTTAGAGAATCTGAGGGGATTCGTACTCGCACCTCTTGTGGTTTACCTCTTCACCGGCTCACTTTTCTTACTCGCCGGCTTCATTTCTCTCTTCCGCATCCGGAGCATCATCAAGCAAGGAGGCACCAAGACCGACAAACTAGAGCGGCTGATGATCCGCATCGGGCTCTTCACGGTGCTCTACACTGTCCCCGCCACCATCGTGGTGGCCTGCCTGGTCTACGAGCAGCACTACCGGCCCGGCTGGGAGCGAGCCCTGGCGTGCACCTGCCCGTCTGAGCGCCAGCGCTTGGGCCCGGACTACGCCGTCTTCATGCTCAAGTACTTCATGTGCTTAGTGGTGGGCATCACCTCAGGGGTTTGGATTTGGTCAGGAAAAACCCTGGAGTCCTGGAGGAGGTTTGTGGCTCGATGCTGCCCCTGCTGGCCGCAGAAAGCCACCGCGCCACCCTCCATGTACAGTGAAGCCAGTACTGCTTTAACTGGACACACTGGGACTGGGCTGACGTCAGGGATCTACCACAAAGCTGCTCCGTCGCATATATGA